The following proteins come from a genomic window of Geothrix edaphica:
- a CDS encoding TolC family protein, protein MSRTSSRVLSVLLGTGAAWAQVPPPALPAPSVSPYPTVQLTLAQALRTALDQNPRVQQSLLAIAESGDDRRAAAAALMPQVGAQAYGQRAKNNLDAFIGVPTPGGPQVVGPFNWGQVGVEAQVSLFDLSLWKKWRASRHAEDATRAQGRAVREEIAALVVGQYLRALRAGASVTAGESRVELAEALAKLAENQQKQGVGTRLDTLRSQLQLQTERQRLIQAQTQRLTALAGLGRLLDLKPGTRIELADTLTAPALPTAGFDQAYEAGLAQRPELAALEAREKAAENLRQAAQGLRLPTLVATGAYGSTGLQSQPWATTYQVSLGLRVPLFTGGLVSSHISRAKSEQSRVQEARRDVRAQVGYEVQVAQAELDAAAHEVEVANLAVSLSTEALTQARHRFEAGVSNNIEVINAQDELARATDNQISALYRLNQSRVDLARATGQLEQTFAR, encoded by the coding sequence ATGTCCCGCACCAGCTCCCGCGTCCTGTCCGTCCTGCTGGGGACCGGCGCCGCCTGGGCCCAGGTTCCTCCTCCTGCCCTTCCTGCCCCGTCGGTCAGCCCGTACCCGACCGTGCAGCTCACCCTCGCCCAGGCCCTGCGGACCGCCCTCGACCAGAACCCCCGGGTGCAGCAGTCGCTGCTGGCCATCGCCGAGAGCGGCGACGACCGCCGGGCCGCCGCCGCGGCCCTCATGCCGCAGGTGGGTGCCCAGGCCTACGGCCAGCGGGCCAAGAACAACCTGGATGCCTTCATCGGAGTCCCCACCCCCGGCGGCCCCCAGGTCGTGGGCCCCTTCAACTGGGGTCAGGTGGGCGTGGAAGCCCAGGTCTCGCTCTTCGACCTGAGCCTGTGGAAGAAGTGGCGGGCCTCACGCCATGCCGAAGATGCCACCCGCGCCCAGGGCCGCGCCGTGCGCGAGGAGATCGCCGCCCTGGTGGTGGGCCAGTACCTGCGCGCCCTCCGCGCCGGCGCCTCGGTGACGGCCGGCGAGTCCCGTGTGGAGCTGGCCGAAGCCCTGGCCAAGCTGGCGGAGAACCAGCAGAAGCAGGGCGTGGGCACCAGGCTCGACACGCTGCGCTCGCAGCTGCAGCTGCAGACCGAGCGCCAGCGCCTCATCCAGGCCCAGACCCAGCGCCTCACGGCCCTGGCCGGCCTGGGCCGCCTGCTGGACCTGAAGCCCGGCACCCGCATCGAGCTGGCGGATACCCTCACCGCACCCGCGCTCCCCACGGCCGGCTTCGACCAGGCCTACGAGGCGGGCCTCGCCCAGCGCCCCGAACTTGCGGCGCTCGAGGCGCGGGAGAAGGCCGCCGAGAACCTGCGCCAGGCCGCCCAGGGCCTGCGCCTGCCCACCCTGGTGGCCACCGGGGCCTACGGCTCCACGGGCCTCCAGTCCCAGCCCTGGGCGACCACGTACCAGGTGTCCCTGGGGCTCCGCGTGCCCCTCTTCACCGGCGGCCTGGTGTCCTCGCACATCTCCCGCGCCAAGTCCGAGCAGAGCCGCGTCCAGGAGGCCCGCCGGGATGTCCGCGCCCAGGTGGGCTACGAGGTCCAGGTGGCCCAGGCCGAGCTGGACGCCGCCGCCCACGAGGTGGAGGTCGCCAACCTCGCCGTCAGCCTGTCCACCGAGGCGCTCACCCAGGCGAGGCATCGGTTCGAGGCCGGCGTGAGCAACAACATCGAAGTGATCAACGCCCAGGATGAGCTGGCCCGCGCCACCGACAACCAGATCAGCGCCCTCTACCGCCTGAACCAGTCCCGCGTGGACCTGGCCCGCGCCACCGGCCAGCTCGAACAGACCTTCGCCCGCTGA
- a CDS encoding MarR family winged helix-turn-helix transcriptional regulator has product MKTDPKAAEPLYTPENYSPEESLGRLIADASRRILAGFDDEMASQGMGITGAQWVILMRIARGCASTAAELCRFGHCDTGSMTRMLDRLEEKGLIRRVPSSKDRRVTHLELTDAGQELLPHLPPVAIKVLNAHLKGFTREELEQLKGFLNRIRANSEPSA; this is encoded by the coding sequence ATGAAGACTGATCCAAAGGCGGCCGAGCCGCTGTACACCCCCGAGAACTACAGCCCCGAGGAGAGCCTCGGGCGCCTCATCGCCGATGCCTCCCGGCGGATCCTGGCCGGGTTCGATGACGAGATGGCCAGCCAGGGCATGGGCATCACCGGGGCCCAGTGGGTGATCCTCATGCGCATCGCCCGGGGCTGCGCCTCCACGGCCGCCGAGCTCTGCCGCTTCGGCCACTGCGACACCGGCTCCATGACCCGCATGCTCGACCGCCTGGAGGAGAAGGGCCTGATCCGGCGCGTCCCCAGCAGCAAGGATCGCCGGGTCACCCACCTGGAGCTCACGGACGCGGGCCAGGAGCTGCTGCCCCATCTGCCCCCGGTCGCCATCAAGGTGCTGAACGCCCACCTGAAGGGCTTCACGCGGGAGGAGCTGGAGCAGCTCAAGGGCTTCCTGAACCGGATCCGGGCCAACAGCGAGCCGTCCGCATGA
- a CDS encoding alpha/beta hydrolase — MNPAWLCLPITGLAAFAQVVPAPAPARPQSEPGPGRELAFPGFNAFPLKGSVKAGGAHSYFAVMVAGSGPTDRDWSNPLIPTPSHGGRDFAAWLQGQGIGSLRYDKRFIGSKDPKLDISLDAQVGDIRAAMQAARSLPEARGKKLLLVGHSEGALLSLLAAGEADAALLLAMPGLSMGRVILAQVKAQLDAAGAPGEVATANLGYLEAAEASIRQDKPLPEAGTQVAPGVLRLARALAQAESRGFVRDTLDLDPWALAQRLPVPCAVVWGDRDVQTWKPDAVPPGFKGTVIQVPEANHLLKRETRPRASLDGRSAATAYGDGTPLADLTPLAQWLKALK, encoded by the coding sequence ATGAACCCTGCCTGGCTATGTCTACCCATCACGGGCCTGGCGGCGTTCGCCCAGGTGGTCCCCGCGCCGGCACCAGCCCGGCCCCAGTCCGAACCAGGGCCCGGGCGCGAGCTGGCCTTCCCGGGCTTCAACGCCTTTCCGCTGAAGGGCAGCGTGAAGGCGGGCGGCGCCCATTCCTACTTCGCGGTGATGGTGGCCGGCTCCGGCCCCACGGACCGGGACTGGTCCAATCCCCTGATCCCGACGCCGAGTCACGGCGGGCGCGACTTCGCGGCCTGGCTGCAGGGCCAGGGCATCGGCTCCCTGCGCTACGACAAGCGGTTCATCGGGTCGAAGGATCCCAAGCTGGACATCTCCCTGGACGCCCAGGTGGGCGACATCCGGGCGGCAATGCAGGCGGCGCGGTCCCTGCCCGAAGCCCGGGGGAAGAAGCTGCTCCTGGTGGGCCATAGCGAGGGCGCGCTGCTGTCCTTGTTGGCCGCCGGGGAGGCGGATGCGGCCCTGCTGCTGGCCATGCCGGGCCTCAGCATGGGCCGCGTGATCCTGGCCCAGGTGAAGGCCCAGCTGGATGCGGCCGGGGCCCCCGGCGAGGTGGCCACGGCCAACCTCGGCTACCTGGAGGCGGCCGAGGCCTCGATCCGCCAGGACAAGCCCCTGCCCGAGGCCGGCACCCAGGTGGCCCCTGGCGTGCTGCGGCTGGCGCGGGCGCTGGCCCAGGCCGAGAGCCGGGGCTTTGTCCGGGATACGCTCGACCTGGACCCCTGGGCCTTGGCCCAGCGCCTGCCGGTGCCCTGCGCCGTGGTCTGGGGCGACCGGGATGTGCAGACCTGGAAGCCGGATGCCGTGCCCCCGGGGTTCAAGGGCACGGTCATCCAGGTGCCCGAGGCAAACCACCTCCTGAAGCGGGAGACTCGCCCCCGGGCTTCGCTCGATGGCCGATCCGCCGCCACCGCCTATGGGGACGGCACGCCCCTGGCCGATCTGACCCCGCTCGCCCAGTGGCTGAAGGCGCTGAAATAG
- the fabG gene encoding 3-oxoacyl-[acyl-carrier-protein] reductase — protein MFRLDGKIALVTGASQGIGEAIAKRLAAQGATVVCAARTLSKLQAVADAITSAGGKADVLAADLSDGASVRAAVATTVERHGAIHILVNNAGITRDKLLIQMKEEDWDAVIDTNLKGAWTAIQAATKPMMKQRWGRIINIASVVGQMGNAGQANYVAAKAGLIGLTKSVARELASRNVTANAVTPGYIETAMTAGLSDEVKAEFTKQIPLGRMGTGDDIAAAVAFLASDEAGYITGQVLSVNGGMLMA, from the coding sequence ATGTTCCGCCTCGACGGCAAGATCGCCCTCGTCACCGGCGCCAGCCAGGGCATCGGCGAAGCCATCGCGAAGCGCCTCGCCGCCCAGGGGGCCACGGTGGTCTGCGCGGCGCGGACGCTGAGCAAGCTCCAGGCGGTGGCGGATGCCATCACCTCCGCCGGCGGCAAGGCCGACGTGCTCGCGGCCGACCTGTCGGACGGGGCCTCCGTGCGGGCCGCGGTCGCCACGACGGTGGAGCGCCATGGCGCCATCCACATCCTGGTGAACAACGCCGGCATCACCCGCGACAAGCTGCTCATCCAGATGAAGGAGGAGGACTGGGACGCGGTGATCGACACCAACCTCAAGGGCGCCTGGACGGCCATCCAGGCGGCCACCAAGCCCATGATGAAGCAGCGCTGGGGCCGCATCATCAACATCGCCTCCGTGGTGGGCCAGATGGGCAACGCGGGCCAGGCGAACTACGTGGCCGCCAAGGCGGGCCTCATCGGCCTCACCAAGTCCGTGGCGCGGGAGCTGGCCAGCCGCAACGTCACCGCCAATGCCGTGACGCCTGGCTACATCGAGACCGCCATGACCGCGGGCCTCTCCGACGAGGTGAAGGCGGAGTTCACCAAGCAGATCCCCCTGGGCCGCATGGGCACCGGCGATGACATCGCCGCCGCCGTGGCGTTCCTGGCCAGCGACGAGGCCGGCTACATCACGGGCCAGGTGCTGAGCGTCAACGGCGGGATGCTGATGGCCTGA
- a CDS encoding PP2C family protein-serine/threonine phosphatase, whose translation MLQRAKDLIRRGWAAFRFRRHWPWVLVVLGLPLALKPVDSGCAAFLAWVGGLVLVGRALRWIWDRLLFRVSRRLWVILALMSVLPVVALGLMLLALSWLGLGAQVSRSTQQTLAAWEEALKTANGEASDAAALQTLRTYGGAWVDHARALPEGVGETFVGMVWADSHDAEAAASRKDTYLRAVRKEAGGYRILSLNLGVLGDRAQALAGGQVVFQLTPRKAGREGGDTLQIKAGDRRTDKEAPILVGQREALASWTKGQPLQGAGLFAPFNLPPLAFPILDWSTGRPMVLTATPETNLYALFAGFRSGERQALAAGTVKAIVVVALTLMGLFLAQAVAAVLGLVLAWSLGRAVNGLHDGVKRLSLGDFSARIWPRGRDQVAQLSAAFNDMAARLQTAASEREERLRMEEELRVAREVQMRLLPDLEALRLPSVRATILPAREVAGDYYDLFPLADGSLAFLILDVSGKGTSAAFYAAETKGVLSALDKQALSPAEVADRLNAIWCQGHDRRLFLTLAYGTFHPRTGRYQFVRAGHPSAFLRRAEGGVARLHPRGLGVGLSATRFKDTLEPSEGILEPGDSLIFYTDGLSEAQAPDDTFYGEDRLEALLAGSFEDMQAAILADVVAFTQGRPLADDLTLLILKR comes from the coding sequence ATGCTCCAGCGCGCGAAGGACCTGATCCGCCGCGGCTGGGCCGCCTTCCGCTTCCGGCGCCACTGGCCGTGGGTGCTGGTGGTCCTCGGCCTGCCGCTGGCCCTCAAGCCCGTGGATTCGGGCTGCGCGGCCTTCCTGGCCTGGGTGGGCGGCCTGGTGCTTGTCGGCCGGGCCCTGCGCTGGATCTGGGACCGGCTGCTGTTCCGGGTGTCGCGGCGCCTCTGGGTGATCCTCGCCCTCATGTCCGTGCTCCCCGTGGTGGCCCTGGGCCTGATGCTCCTGGCGCTGAGCTGGCTGGGGCTCGGCGCACAGGTGAGCCGCTCCACCCAGCAGACGCTGGCGGCCTGGGAGGAGGCCCTGAAGACGGCCAATGGGGAGGCCTCCGATGCCGCCGCCCTGCAGACCCTCCGCACCTACGGCGGCGCCTGGGTGGACCATGCGCGCGCGCTTCCCGAGGGCGTGGGCGAGACCTTCGTGGGCATGGTCTGGGCCGACAGCCACGACGCGGAGGCGGCGGCCAGCCGCAAGGACACCTACCTCCGGGCCGTGCGGAAGGAGGCCGGCGGCTACCGGATCCTGTCGCTCAACCTCGGCGTGCTGGGCGACCGCGCCCAGGCGCTGGCCGGGGGCCAGGTGGTGTTCCAGCTCACCCCGCGGAAGGCAGGCCGCGAGGGCGGGGACACGCTGCAGATCAAGGCCGGCGACCGGCGCACGGACAAGGAGGCGCCCATCCTCGTGGGCCAGCGGGAGGCTCTCGCGAGCTGGACCAAGGGCCAGCCGCTCCAGGGGGCGGGCCTGTTCGCGCCCTTCAACCTGCCGCCCCTGGCCTTCCCCATCCTCGACTGGTCCACGGGCCGGCCCATGGTGCTGACCGCCACGCCCGAGACCAACCTCTACGCCCTGTTCGCGGGCTTCCGCTCCGGCGAGCGCCAGGCGCTGGCCGCGGGCACGGTGAAGGCCATCGTCGTGGTCGCGCTGACGCTGATGGGCCTGTTCCTGGCCCAGGCGGTGGCGGCGGTCCTGGGGCTGGTCCTGGCCTGGTCCCTGGGCCGGGCGGTGAACGGCCTGCACGACGGCGTGAAGCGCCTCAGCCTCGGCGACTTCTCCGCCCGGATCTGGCCAAGGGGCCGGGACCAGGTGGCCCAGCTCTCCGCAGCCTTCAACGACATGGCCGCCCGCCTCCAGACCGCGGCCTCCGAGCGCGAGGAGCGCCTGCGCATGGAGGAGGAGCTCCGCGTGGCCCGGGAGGTCCAGATGCGGCTGCTGCCGGATCTGGAGGCCCTGCGGCTGCCGTCGGTGCGGGCCACCATCCTGCCGGCCCGCGAAGTGGCCGGCGACTACTACGACCTGTTCCCCCTGGCGGACGGGAGCCTGGCCTTCCTCATCCTGGACGTGAGCGGGAAGGGGACCAGCGCCGCCTTCTACGCTGCGGAGACGAAAGGCGTGCTGTCGGCCCTGGACAAGCAGGCCCTCAGCCCGGCGGAGGTGGCGGACCGGCTCAACGCGATCTGGTGCCAGGGCCATGACCGCCGCCTCTTCCTCACCCTGGCCTACGGCACCTTCCACCCGCGGACGGGCCGCTACCAGTTCGTGCGGGCAGGGCATCCCTCGGCCTTCCTGCGCCGCGCGGAGGGCGGCGTGGCGCGCCTCCACCCGCGCGGCCTGGGCGTGGGCCTCAGCGCCACCCGGTTCAAGGACACGCTGGAGCCCAGCGAAGGCATCCTGGAACCCGGTGACAGCCTGATCTTCTACACGGACGGGCTGTCCGAGGCCCAGGCGCCGGATGACACCTTCTATGGCGAAGACCGCCTGGAGGCGCTGCTCGCCGGCTCCTTCGAAGATATGCAGGCCGCCATCCTGGCCGATGTGGTGGCCTTCACCCAGGGCCGCCCGCTGGCGGACGACCTCACCCTGCTCATCCTGAAACGCTAG
- a CDS encoding protein kinase domain-containing protein, which produces MSNETDAESVPSHRRRILEAGTQVGRFRVEALLGTGGMGEVYQAWDPTLERSVALKVLRAGADREATAPERFRREALALAQLNHPNVCQVHDWMESPSGTYIAMELIEGRTLDQAGPELTVREKLQVVSAVAHALEAAHAKGLIHRDLKPGNIMVAQAPGTRKLQVKVLDFGLARLVEPTGPGDTRSTPSGVPTLETLKAMEEEGRGKTGPEASGNQAWERITQAGTFMGSPSYASPEQIQGQAAGSSSDVFSLGILGWELLAGEHPFPGEGRARMVAIVQGSHRDLKVRGLPSGAAELLLSMLEAHPFKRPTAAQVGRRLDHLLRPRSALRWAGASALAALALAAGANWFTSRGIIADLTRERPARLAVLPFTNATGDAHLDSLAQLMLPQMLETSLGAQAKLAPVDADSLARGRAALRLPPRGPIPQDDQARLVSAMGAQLVLRGTLSRGAGSSVVLAYELQDASGKVRHVGEAREASDRAAVSLPLARKVAAELIKAVDPLASQPKAMLPVAPEALEAYIRGADLMDRGDFKEAAPAFQAAALKAPEFAPAVLGYARCLSRLADVPPEPVFQWARWSARAQGDRVSEMKALHYLSVRHGDRGQWEASDRLGREALDLAKSLGETAFEAGIHATLGVNFQRQHKPAEAEAEYQQALAMYQRLGDKLNATRSLNNLAVIEKERGHLKEAEARYQSALQTVQAYGDRWGESFITNNLGDLALAQEGGLDRAETFFRKAQALREAIGDSNGLVYSLMGLASVAQARGDLDRAEGLERQCLEQARKTQLRPMEATALYNLGEINRDAGRYEAARMFYRQSLALHQELRDTLMETHCVAAEAECMAREGRRGMARALLDRSRALSTEETPYILRAQAWLARSEGRLDEAKLLFAKALGGARIQAPEIMRELRDAQR; this is translated from the coding sequence ATGTCCAATGAAACCGATGCCGAGTCCGTGCCCTCCCACCGGAGGCGGATTCTGGAAGCCGGCACGCAGGTGGGGCGCTTCCGGGTGGAGGCCCTGCTGGGCACGGGCGGCATGGGCGAGGTGTACCAGGCCTGGGATCCCACCCTGGAACGCAGCGTGGCCCTCAAGGTCCTGCGGGCGGGCGCGGATCGCGAAGCCACGGCGCCGGAGCGGTTCCGCCGGGAGGCCCTGGCCCTGGCCCAGCTCAACCATCCGAACGTGTGCCAGGTGCACGACTGGATGGAGAGCCCCAGCGGCACCTACATCGCCATGGAGCTCATCGAGGGACGCACCCTGGACCAGGCGGGGCCCGAGCTCACCGTGCGCGAGAAGCTCCAGGTGGTCAGCGCCGTGGCGCATGCGCTGGAAGCCGCCCACGCGAAGGGGCTGATCCACCGCGATCTGAAGCCCGGCAACATCATGGTGGCCCAGGCACCGGGGACCCGGAAGCTGCAGGTGAAGGTCCTCGACTTCGGGCTGGCGCGCCTGGTGGAGCCCACGGGCCCGGGCGACACCCGCAGCACGCCCTCAGGGGTGCCGACCCTGGAGACCCTCAAGGCCATGGAGGAGGAGGGGCGGGGAAAGACCGGCCCGGAGGCCTCGGGCAACCAGGCCTGGGAGCGCATCACGCAGGCGGGGACCTTCATGGGCAGCCCGAGCTACGCGTCCCCGGAGCAGATCCAAGGCCAGGCGGCAGGCTCCTCCAGCGACGTGTTCTCCCTGGGCATCCTGGGCTGGGAGCTGCTCGCGGGCGAGCATCCCTTCCCCGGTGAAGGACGGGCGCGGATGGTGGCCATCGTGCAGGGCAGCCACCGGGACCTCAAGGTCCGGGGTCTGCCCTCGGGGGCCGCGGAGCTCCTGCTGTCCATGCTGGAGGCCCATCCCTTCAAGCGGCCCACCGCGGCCCAGGTGGGCCGGCGCCTCGACCATCTGCTCCGCCCCCGCAGCGCCCTGCGCTGGGCCGGCGCCTCCGCCCTGGCCGCCCTGGCCCTGGCCGCGGGCGCGAACTGGTTCACCTCGCGGGGGATCATCGCGGACCTGACCCGCGAGCGGCCGGCGCGGCTGGCGGTGCTGCCCTTCACCAACGCCACCGGCGACGCCCACCTGGATTCCCTGGCGCAGCTGATGCTGCCGCAGATGCTGGAGACCTCCCTGGGCGCCCAGGCCAAGCTCGCGCCCGTGGATGCCGACAGCCTGGCCCGCGGCCGGGCGGCCCTGCGCCTGCCGCCCCGGGGCCCGATCCCGCAGGATGACCAGGCCCGCCTCGTGTCCGCCATGGGCGCCCAGCTGGTGCTGCGGGGCACGCTGTCCCGGGGTGCGGGCAGCTCCGTGGTGCTGGCCTACGAGCTCCAGGACGCTTCCGGCAAGGTCCGCCACGTCGGCGAGGCCCGCGAGGCCAGCGACCGCGCGGCGGTGTCCCTGCCCCTGGCCCGCAAGGTGGCCGCGGAGCTCATCAAGGCCGTGGATCCCCTGGCCTCCCAGCCCAAGGCCATGCTGCCCGTGGCTCCGGAGGCCCTGGAGGCCTACATCCGCGGCGCCGACCTCATGGACCGGGGCGACTTCAAGGAGGCCGCCCCGGCCTTCCAGGCGGCGGCACTGAAGGCTCCGGAGTTCGCCCCGGCGGTCCTCGGCTATGCCCGCTGCCTCAGCCGTCTCGCCGACGTCCCTCCCGAGCCCGTGTTCCAGTGGGCCCGCTGGTCCGCCCGCGCCCAGGGGGACCGGGTGAGCGAGATGAAGGCCCTCCACTACCTGTCCGTGCGGCACGGGGACCGCGGCCAATGGGAGGCCTCGGACCGCCTCGGCCGCGAGGCCCTGGACCTGGCCAAGTCCCTGGGCGAGACCGCCTTCGAAGCCGGCATCCACGCCACCCTCGGCGTGAACTTCCAGCGCCAGCACAAGCCCGCCGAGGCGGAAGCCGAGTACCAGCAGGCCCTGGCCATGTACCAGCGCCTGGGCGACAAGCTCAACGCCACCCGGTCCCTCAACAACCTGGCGGTGATCGAGAAGGAGCGCGGCCACCTCAAGGAAGCGGAGGCCCGCTACCAGAGCGCCCTCCAGACCGTGCAGGCCTACGGCGACCGCTGGGGCGAGTCCTTCATCACCAACAACCTGGGGGATCTGGCCCTGGCCCAGGAGGGCGGCCTGGACCGGGCCGAGACCTTCTTCCGCAAGGCCCAGGCCCTGCGCGAAGCCATCGGCGACAGCAACGGCCTGGTCTACTCCCTCATGGGCCTGGCCAGCGTGGCCCAGGCGCGGGGCGACCTGGACCGGGCCGAGGGCCTGGAGCGCCAGTGCCTCGAGCAGGCCCGGAAGACCCAGCTCCGGCCGATGGAGGCCACCGCCCTCTACAACCTGGGGGAGATCAACCGCGATGCCGGCCGCTACGAGGCGGCCCGCATGTTCTACCGGCAGTCCCTGGCCCTCCACCAGGAGCTCCGGGACACGCTCATGGAGACCCACTGCGTGGCGGCCGAGGCCGAGTGCATGGCCCGGGAGGGCCGGCGCGGCATGGCCCGCGCCCTGCTCGACCGCAGCCGCGCGCTCTCCACCGAGGAGACGCCCTACATCCTCCGCGCCCAGGCCTGGCTGGCCCGCAGCGAAGGCCGGCTGGACGAGGCGAAGCTGCTCTTCGCGAAGGCCCTCGGCGGAGCCCGCATCCAGGCCCCCGAGATCATGCGGGAGCTCCGGGACGCCCAGCGCTAG